Proteins encoded by one window of Rhodamnia argentea isolate NSW1041297 chromosome 6, ASM2092103v1, whole genome shotgun sequence:
- the LOC115741523 gene encoding calmodulin-binding protein 60 A-like isoform X3, protein MRRSCGKELHPSESRSLQLQFLNGLSLPVFTGARLEGDNGSKMKVALVDGFTGQIVDTGPESSANVEIVVLEGDFDGDEGGKWTVEEFVNNIVREREGKRPLLTGDGVVKLKNGVGLVGEIAFSDNSSWTRSRRFRLGARVMDKFEENRIREAKTESFVVKDHRGELYKKHHPPALVDYVWRLEKIGKDGAFHKRLSEANVNTVKDFLILLCVDPSRLRSILGAGMSRKMWEVTVEHARTCSLDQPIYLYRPPSSEPKAGVLFNIGGQVMGLLSDDEYIPSEKLSEAEKADDSNMVISARQHWEDVVSFGDEACPTGLLNANSALCSPSSPGTSSSGSLRLRTRNQFGGSDYAQRHTSSPNTISSFFSMDDYSFDSFDNVDLRFNQSPTISGLVVDPPIHDPGSLSQSILEEEHLQFFDTQCPARRRWRKLFSVFKWFFIRKLVINKKSCAASGIQEKL, encoded by the exons ATGAGAAG GAGTTGCGGGAAAGAGTTGCATCCTTCTGAATCAAGAAGCTTACAGTTACAATTTTTAAATGGTCTCTCTCTTCCAGTATTTACTGGTGCTCGACTTGAGGGTGATAACGGTTCTAAGATGAAGGTAGCTCTAGTGGATGGTTTTACTGGGCAAATTGTTGATACTGGCCCTGAATCATCTGCCAATGTAGAAATTGTAGTTCTTGAGGGAGATTTTGATGGAGATGAAGGCGGCAAGTGGACAGTTGAAGAATTTGTGAATAATATTGTTagagagagggaaggaaagAGACCCCTTCTTACAGGGGATGGAGTTGTGAAACTCAAAAATGGAGTCGGCTTAGTTGGTGAAATTGCCTTTTCAGATAACTCAAGCTGGACAAGGAGCCGCAGGTTCAGACTTGGGGCAAGAGTTATGGATAAATTTGAAGAGAATAGGATAAGGGAAGCAAAAACAGAGTCTTTTGTAGTCAAGGATCACCGGGGAGAAT TGTACAAGAAGCATCACCCTCCTGCTCTGGTTGACTATGTGTGGAGATTAGAGAAGATTGGCAAAGATGGAGCTTTTCATAAGCGTCTCAGTGAGGCTAATGTCAACACTGTCAAAGATTTCTTGATCCTACTCTGTGTTGATCCTTCAAGGCTCCGAAGT ATTCTAGGTGCTGGTATGTCTCGAAAAATGTGGGAAGTTACTGTTGAGCATGCCCGAACTTGTTCTCTGGACCAGCCAATTTACTTATACCGCCCTCCTTCCTCAGAGCCAAAGGCTGGTGTTCTCTTCAACATCGGAGGGCAAGTGATGGGATTACTTTCTGATGATGAATACATTCCCTCGGAGAAGCTATCCGAAGCTGAAAAG GCTGATGACAGCAACATGGTAATATCTGCAAGGCAACACTGGGAGGACGTGGTTTCTTTTGGTGATGAAGCTTGTCCAACTGGGCTTTTGAATGCAAACAGCGCTCTTTGCAGCCCGAGCTCACCTGGGACCTCCAGTTCTGGTAGTTTAAGGCTTCGGACGAGGAATCAGTTTGGTGGATCTGATTATGCACAGCGGCACACGTCTTCACCGAATACCATTTCGTCCTTCTTTTCCATGGATGATTATTCCtttgattcttttgacaacGTGGATCTTAGATTCAACCAGTCTCCGACTATATCTGGTCTAGTTGTCGACCCGCCGATTCATGATCCCGGATCGTTGAGCCAAAGTATTCTCGAGGAGGAGCATCTTCAGTTTTTTGACACACAGTGTCCAGCTCGGAGGAGATGGAGAAAGCTTTTCAGTGTTTTCAAGTGGTTCTTTATAAGAAAACTTGTGATCAATAAAAAATCATGCGCTGCATCCGGAATTCAAGAGAAATTATGA
- the LOC115741523 gene encoding calmodulin-binding protein 60 A-like isoform X1 yields the protein MSQKRQKEDGTHSPRDKRRRLPTLKHVISEVMREQHVQNFLEQILEPLVRRVVKEEIEVALGNHFAAMRRSCGKELHPSESRSLQLQFLNGLSLPVFTGARLEGDNGSKMKVALVDGFTGQIVDTGPESSANVEIVVLEGDFDGDEGGKWTVEEFVNNIVREREGKRPLLTGDGVVKLKNGVGLVGEIAFSDNSSWTRSRRFRLGARVMDKFEENRIREAKTESFVVKDHRGELYKKHHPPALVDYVWRLEKIGKDGAFHKRLSEANVNTVKDFLILLCVDPSRLRSILGAGMSRKMWEVTVEHARTCSLDQPIYLYRPPSSEPKAGVLFNIGGQVMGLLSDDEYIPSEKLSEAEKADDSNMVISARQHWEDVVSFGDEACPTGLLNANSALCSPSSPGTSSSGSLRLRTRNQFGGSDYAQRHTSSPNTISSFFSMDDYSFDSFDNVDLRFNQSPTISGLVVDPPIHDPGSLSQSILEEEHLQFFDTQCPARRRWRKLFSVFKWFFIRKLVINKKSCAASGIQEKL from the exons ATGTCTCAGAAGCGGCAAAAGGAGGATGGCACTCATAGCCCCCGGGATAAGCGTCGTCGGCTTCCTACTTTAAAGCA TGTTATTTCGGAAGTAATGAGGGAGCAGCACGTCCAAAATTTCTTGGAGCAAATTCTGGAGCCTTTGGTTCGTAGAGTG gttaaggaggaaatcgagGTTGCTTTGGGAAATCATTTTGCTGCAATGAGAAG GAGTTGCGGGAAAGAGTTGCATCCTTCTGAATCAAGAAGCTTACAGTTACAATTTTTAAATGGTCTCTCTCTTCCAGTATTTACTGGTGCTCGACTTGAGGGTGATAACGGTTCTAAGATGAAGGTAGCTCTAGTGGATGGTTTTACTGGGCAAATTGTTGATACTGGCCCTGAATCATCTGCCAATGTAGAAATTGTAGTTCTTGAGGGAGATTTTGATGGAGATGAAGGCGGCAAGTGGACAGTTGAAGAATTTGTGAATAATATTGTTagagagagggaaggaaagAGACCCCTTCTTACAGGGGATGGAGTTGTGAAACTCAAAAATGGAGTCGGCTTAGTTGGTGAAATTGCCTTTTCAGATAACTCAAGCTGGACAAGGAGCCGCAGGTTCAGACTTGGGGCAAGAGTTATGGATAAATTTGAAGAGAATAGGATAAGGGAAGCAAAAACAGAGTCTTTTGTAGTCAAGGATCACCGGGGAGAAT TGTACAAGAAGCATCACCCTCCTGCTCTGGTTGACTATGTGTGGAGATTAGAGAAGATTGGCAAAGATGGAGCTTTTCATAAGCGTCTCAGTGAGGCTAATGTCAACACTGTCAAAGATTTCTTGATCCTACTCTGTGTTGATCCTTCAAGGCTCCGAAGT ATTCTAGGTGCTGGTATGTCTCGAAAAATGTGGGAAGTTACTGTTGAGCATGCCCGAACTTGTTCTCTGGACCAGCCAATTTACTTATACCGCCCTCCTTCCTCAGAGCCAAAGGCTGGTGTTCTCTTCAACATCGGAGGGCAAGTGATGGGATTACTTTCTGATGATGAATACATTCCCTCGGAGAAGCTATCCGAAGCTGAAAAG GCTGATGACAGCAACATGGTAATATCTGCAAGGCAACACTGGGAGGACGTGGTTTCTTTTGGTGATGAAGCTTGTCCAACTGGGCTTTTGAATGCAAACAGCGCTCTTTGCAGCCCGAGCTCACCTGGGACCTCCAGTTCTGGTAGTTTAAGGCTTCGGACGAGGAATCAGTTTGGTGGATCTGATTATGCACAGCGGCACACGTCTTCACCGAATACCATTTCGTCCTTCTTTTCCATGGATGATTATTCCtttgattcttttgacaacGTGGATCTTAGATTCAACCAGTCTCCGACTATATCTGGTCTAGTTGTCGACCCGCCGATTCATGATCCCGGATCGTTGAGCCAAAGTATTCTCGAGGAGGAGCATCTTCAGTTTTTTGACACACAGTGTCCAGCTCGGAGGAGATGGAGAAAGCTTTTCAGTGTTTTCAAGTGGTTCTTTATAAGAAAACTTGTGATCAATAAAAAATCATGCGCTGCATCCGGAATTCAAGAGAAATTATGA
- the LOC115741523 gene encoding calmodulin-binding protein 60 A-like isoform X2 codes for MSQKRQKEDGTHSPRDKRRRLPTLKHVISEVMREQHVQNFLEQILEPLVRRVVKEEIEVALGNHFAAMRRSCGKELHPSESRSLQLQFLNGLSLPVFTGARLEGDNGSKMKVALVDGFTGQIVDTGPESSANVEIVVLEGDFDGDEGGKWTVEEFVNNIVREREGKRPLLTGDGVVKLKNGVGLVGEIAFSDNSSWTRSRRFRLGARVMDKFEENRIREAKTESFVVKDHRGELYKKHHPPALVDYVWRLEKIGKDGAFHKRLSEANVNTVKDFLILLCVDPSRLRSILGAEPKAGVLFNIGGQVMGLLSDDEYIPSEKLSEAEKADDSNMVISARQHWEDVVSFGDEACPTGLLNANSALCSPSSPGTSSSGSLRLRTRNQFGGSDYAQRHTSSPNTISSFFSMDDYSFDSFDNVDLRFNQSPTISGLVVDPPIHDPGSLSQSILEEEHLQFFDTQCPARRRWRKLFSVFKWFFIRKLVINKKSCAASGIQEKL; via the exons ATGTCTCAGAAGCGGCAAAAGGAGGATGGCACTCATAGCCCCCGGGATAAGCGTCGTCGGCTTCCTACTTTAAAGCA TGTTATTTCGGAAGTAATGAGGGAGCAGCACGTCCAAAATTTCTTGGAGCAAATTCTGGAGCCTTTGGTTCGTAGAGTG gttaaggaggaaatcgagGTTGCTTTGGGAAATCATTTTGCTGCAATGAGAAG GAGTTGCGGGAAAGAGTTGCATCCTTCTGAATCAAGAAGCTTACAGTTACAATTTTTAAATGGTCTCTCTCTTCCAGTATTTACTGGTGCTCGACTTGAGGGTGATAACGGTTCTAAGATGAAGGTAGCTCTAGTGGATGGTTTTACTGGGCAAATTGTTGATACTGGCCCTGAATCATCTGCCAATGTAGAAATTGTAGTTCTTGAGGGAGATTTTGATGGAGATGAAGGCGGCAAGTGGACAGTTGAAGAATTTGTGAATAATATTGTTagagagagggaaggaaagAGACCCCTTCTTACAGGGGATGGAGTTGTGAAACTCAAAAATGGAGTCGGCTTAGTTGGTGAAATTGCCTTTTCAGATAACTCAAGCTGGACAAGGAGCCGCAGGTTCAGACTTGGGGCAAGAGTTATGGATAAATTTGAAGAGAATAGGATAAGGGAAGCAAAAACAGAGTCTTTTGTAGTCAAGGATCACCGGGGAGAAT TGTACAAGAAGCATCACCCTCCTGCTCTGGTTGACTATGTGTGGAGATTAGAGAAGATTGGCAAAGATGGAGCTTTTCATAAGCGTCTCAGTGAGGCTAATGTCAACACTGTCAAAGATTTCTTGATCCTACTCTGTGTTGATCCTTCAAGGCTCCGAAGT ATTCTAGGTGCTG AGCCAAAGGCTGGTGTTCTCTTCAACATCGGAGGGCAAGTGATGGGATTACTTTCTGATGATGAATACATTCCCTCGGAGAAGCTATCCGAAGCTGAAAAG GCTGATGACAGCAACATGGTAATATCTGCAAGGCAACACTGGGAGGACGTGGTTTCTTTTGGTGATGAAGCTTGTCCAACTGGGCTTTTGAATGCAAACAGCGCTCTTTGCAGCCCGAGCTCACCTGGGACCTCCAGTTCTGGTAGTTTAAGGCTTCGGACGAGGAATCAGTTTGGTGGATCTGATTATGCACAGCGGCACACGTCTTCACCGAATACCATTTCGTCCTTCTTTTCCATGGATGATTATTCCtttgattcttttgacaacGTGGATCTTAGATTCAACCAGTCTCCGACTATATCTGGTCTAGTTGTCGACCCGCCGATTCATGATCCCGGATCGTTGAGCCAAAGTATTCTCGAGGAGGAGCATCTTCAGTTTTTTGACACACAGTGTCCAGCTCGGAGGAGATGGAGAAAGCTTTTCAGTGTTTTCAAGTGGTTCTTTATAAGAAAACTTGTGATCAATAAAAAATCATGCGCTGCATCCGGAATTCAAGAGAAATTATGA
- the LOC115741520 gene encoding alpha-mannosidase I MNS5, translated as MFPHKFRTLLTIFLAISPALLDQSVSEPDSHWEAKRRLLREKVRRMFYHAYDNYMTHAFPHDELRPLTKTYTDSLSELGNLKLEHLPQDYNGSALTLIESLSSLIILGNNTEFEKAVLWLSENLKFDVDARINLFECNIRVLGGLVSAHILATESTNRLVPGSYKNELLFLAKDLGERFLPAFDTPTGLPYAWINLKYGLTADETTETSTSGCGSLILEMGTLSRLTGDPRFESAALRALRKLWSMRSSLNLLGTTLDVETGEWIEHSSGIGAGVDSFYEYLFKAYILFGKEDYWRMFHSAYLAVQKYFRHGPWYHEADMRTGKATYWQLTSLQAFWPGLQVLVGDIAAANSTHREFVHVWKKFGVLPERYLLDHQMVHPTEKYYPLRPELAESTFYLYQATKDPWYIEVGESMVNSLNLYTKVKGGFASVRDVTTMQLEDHQHSFFLAETCKYLYLLFDDQFLVNQNYVFTTEGHPLPVMRDWQERLPETFIPTNWTFVKTDERTRRVSAMSLQLCPALSTPSHGQRMESACHVPDARGNHRCLTDEDCGIDSTSCRRRSCSMAGYCGLWLFL; from the exons ATGTTTCCTCACAAGTTCAGGACTTTGCTGACGATTTTCCTCGCGATCTCGCCGGCTCTCCTCGATCAGTCCGTTTCCGAGCCGGATTCACACTGGGAAGCTAAGAGGAGGCTCCTGAGGGAAAAAGTTCGCCGGAT GTTTTACCATGCATATGACAACTACATGACCCATGCTTTTCCA CATGATGAGCTAAGGCCTCTAACGAAAACTTACACAGACTCTCTTAGTGAGCTTGGAAATCTTAAG CTTGAGCACCTACCGCAGGACTACAATGGATCCGCCCTTACACTAATAGAATCATTATCTAG ccTCATTATATTGGGAAATAACACTGAGTTTGAGAAGGCAGTTCTTTGGCTTTCTGAAAATCTGAAATTTGATGTTGATGCACGAATAAATCTTTTTGAG TGCAACATAAGAGTTCTTGGAGGACTTGTTTCTGCTCATATTCTTGCCACCGAATCTACAAACAGGTTGGTTCCAGGATCTTACAAGAACGAGCTGCTTTTCCTAGCAAAAGATCTAGGCGAACGCTTTCTACCTGCATTTGATACACCGACTGGATTGCCATACGCTTGGATTAATTTGAAG TATGGATTAACGGCTGATGAGACTACTGAAACAAGCACCTCTGGTTGTG GTTCATTAATTCTCGAAATGGGCACATTATCACGTCTAACTGGAGACCCCAGATTTGAGTCTGCTGCTTTACGTGCACTTCGCAAATTATGGAGCATGAGGAGTTCCTTAAATTTGCTGGGGACGACTCTAGATGTGGAAACGGGAGAATGGATCGAGCATTCCTCTGGGATTGGGGCTG GAGTTGATTCCTTCTATGAGTATTTGTTCAAAGCTTATATTTTGTTTGGGAAGGAGGACTACTGGAGAATGTTTCACTCTGCTTATCTTGCTGTGCAGAAATACTTCAGACATGGTCCTTG GTACCATGAAGCTGATATGAGAACAGGAAAAGCAACTTACTGGCAGCTGACAAGTCTTCAAGCATTTTGGCCTGGGTTACAG GTTCTTGTTGGGGATATTGCTGCTGCAAATTCCACACACCGTGAATTTGTTCATGTGTGGAAGAAGTTTGGGGTATTACCAGAAAGGTACTTGCTTGATCATCAAATGGTTCATCCAACGGAGAAGTACTATCCTCTACGCCCTGAATTGGCCGAGTCCACATTCTACTTATATCAGGCAACCAAAG ATCCATGGTACATTGAAGTGGGTGAGTCAATGGTTAATTCCCTTAATCTATATACCAAAGTGAAAGGAGGATTTGCGAGCGTCAGGGACGTAACAACCATGCAACTGGAAGACCATCAGCACAGTTTCTTTCTCGCTGAAAC gTGCAAGTATTTGTATCTTCTCTTTGATGATCAGTTTTTGGTCAATCAGAACTATGTATTCACAACAGAGGGTCACCCTCTTCCTGTAATGAGAGATTGGCAAGAGAGGCTTCCCGAGACCTTCATTCCTACCAACTGGACCTTTGTCAAG ACAGATGAGCGAACAAGACGAGTAAGTGCTATGTCTTTGCAACTCTGTCCTGCATTGAGCACCCCTTCGCACGGACAGAGAATGGAGAGTGCTTGTCACGTCCCCGATGCTCGTGGCAACCACAGGTGCTTGACCGATGAAGACTGTGGCATCGACTCCACCTCTTGTAGACGGAGATCATGCAGCATGGCAGGCTACTGTGGGCTATGGTTGTTCTTATGA
- the LOC115741521 gene encoding U-box domain-containing protein 38, whose protein sequence is MGGSNGRKHWWIISFGRSSNAVSKDLPREFLCPVTGSIMEEPVVVSSGQTFERVSAQVCKDLGFSPTLDDGSRPDFATLIPNLALKRTILNWCDKSGSQPPQAPDYCSVERVVRSKIAAEDGKKEEEEEEPRGEIRDSERELLNGVAENPPVIFPHAASAVGPRVKHFYSSSSEESVLVTASPETPLPLTTWPSCFSPWNSSEITESETSGLARDPEEENLLAKLESSELFEQEQGVLLLRKITRTKEESRDSLCTSRMIAALKPLLAVRHDTVQVNAVASLVNLSLENGNKVKIVRSGVVPPLIDVLKGGCSEAQEHAAGALFSLALEDDNKMAIGVLGALPPLLHTLRSESERTRHDSALALYNLTLVQSNRIKLVRLNAVPALVAMVKARNLANLVLLTLCNLAACEEGRSAMLDANAVGILVELLRGKEAESEATRENCVAALYAMSHGSLRFKGLARDAKAVEVLREVEEKGTDRAREKARRLMEMMRGRELGEEDDPDQLVPLESGGFNRTRYRFSGYGSDGRNLYGANSTEF, encoded by the coding sequence ATGGGCGGCAGCAATGGAAGAAAGCACTGGTGGATTATCTCCTTCGGCCGCTCCTCCAACGCCGTCTCGAAGGACCTGCCTCGAGAGTTCTTGTGCCCGGTCACCGGGTCTATCATGGAGGAGCCCGTCGTCGTTTCGTCGGGCCAGACCTTCGAGCGGGTCTCCGCCCAAGTGTGCAAGGACCTGGGCTTCTCGCCTACGCTGGACGACGGTTCCAGGCCCGATTTCGCCACTCTCATCCCAAATCTAGCCCTCAAAAGGACGATCCTTAATTGGTGTGACAAATCGGGGTCCCAGCCCCCGCAAGCGCCGGATTATTGCTCCGTCGAGAGGGTAGTGCGGTCCAAGATCGCCGCCGAGGAtgggaaaaaggaggaggaggaggaggagccaaGGGGCGAGATTAGGGATTCGGAGAGAGAGCTGCTGAATGGAGTTGCGGAGAATCCGCCGGTGATATTCCCCCACGCGGCGAGCGCGGTTGGTCCCCGGGTGAAACACTTCTACTCGAGCTCGTCGGAGGAATCCGTGTTGGTCACGGCGAGCCCGGAGACTCCATTGCCGCTGACCACGTGGCCTTCCTGTTTCTCGCCGTGGAACTCGTCTGAGATCACGGAGAGCGAGACCTCGGGCTTGGCTCGTGATCCGGAAGAGGAGAACTTGTTGGCGAAGCTGGAGAGCTCCGAGCTTTTCGAACAAGAGCAGGGCGTGCTCTTGCTGAGGAAGATCACGAGGACGAAAGAGGAGAGCAGGGATTCTCTGTGCACGTCGAGGATGATCGCCGCGCTCAAGCCGCTTCTCGCCGTGCGGCACGACACGGTGCAGGTAAATGCCGTCGCTTCGCTGGTCAATTTGTCCCTGGAGAATGGGAACAAGGTGAAAATAGTGAGGTCAGGGGTTGTGCCCCCGTTGATCGATGTGTTGAAGGGAGGCTGCAGCGAAGCGCAAGAGCATGCTGCCGGTGCATTGTTTAGTTTAGCTTTGGAGGATGATAATAAGATGGCAATTGGAGTCTTAGGTGCTTTGCCGCCTCTTCTACACACGCTTAGATCGGAGAGCGAACGCACGAGGCATGACTCGGCACTTGCTCTGTATAATTTGACACTGGTGCAGAGCAATAGGATCAAATTGGTGAGGCTCAATGCGGTGCCGGCTCTAGTGGCGATGGTGAAAGCTCGGAACTTGGCCAACCTGGTATTGCTCACTCTGTGCAATCTGGCTGCTTGTGAGGAGGGAAGGTCGGCCATGCTTGACGCCAATGCGGTGGGCATTCTAGTTGAGCTTTTGAGAGGGAAGGAGGCGGAGTCTGAGGCGACCAGAGAGAATTGCGTCGCAGCACTCTATGCGATGAGTCATGGGAGCTTGAGGTTTAAAGGGTTGGCGAGGGATGCAAAGGCAGTGGAGGTCCTGAGGGAGGTCGAGGAGAAGGGGACCGATCGAGCAAGGGAGAAGGCTAGGAGGTTGATGGAAATGATGAGAGGAAGAGAGCTAGGTGAGGAAGACGATCCCGACCAGTTGGTGCCCTTGGAATCAGGCGGATTCAACAGGACTCGATACCGATTCAGCGGTTACGGGTCTGATGGGAGGAATTTGTACGGCGCAAACTCTACCGAGTTCTAA
- the LOC115741541 gene encoding ribosomal RNA small subunit methyltransferase G gives MLVSRCKFPGVPTPLSVGTFVKHLAVPISTRLHCALVGAGGGAKSRAVRCPKFQALKNRQKEQIHLYVDALLEWNQRMNLTAVREADEVMERHIEDSLSIIPPIRDSYLSHCDASCGNIRVVDVGSGAGLPGLVLAIAQPDWQVTLVESMRKRCVFLEHAVNLAGVSNVEVVNGRAEDIGNDLCFREHFDVAVARAVAEMRVLAEYCLPLVRVGGLFAAAKGHNPDDEVKNAETAIQSMGASLLQVCPVESHGPYGQRTAIICLKGHQTPRKYPRHAGTPAKEPL, from the exons ATGTTAGTTTCGCGGTGCAAATTTCCCGGCGTTCCCACACCGTTATCTGTGGGGACTTTCGTCAAGCACCTGGCGGTCCCCATATCGACGAGGCTACACTGCGCTCTAGTCGGTGCAGGAGGCGGGGCCAAGAGCAGGGCTGTTCGTTGTCCCAAGTTCCAGGCCCTGAAGAATCGTCAGAAGGAGCAGATACACCTCTACGTCGACGCTCTCCTCGAGTGGAACCAG AGAATGAATCTGACTGCTGTCAGAGAGGCGGATGAGGTGATGGAGAGGCACATCGAGGACTCTCTATCGATTATCCCTCCAATACGGGACTCTTATCTATCGCATTGCGATGCTTCTTGCGGTAACATTAGAGTCGTCGATGTTGGGAGCGGCGCTGGGCTTCCTGGACTGGTCTTAGCAATTGCACAGCCCG ATTGGCAGGTGACTCTTGTTGAGTCTATGAGAAAACGTTGTGTTTTCTTGGAGCATGCGGTCAATCTGGCCGGGGTGTCCAATGTCGAGGTCGTGAATGGGAGAGCCGAG GATATTGGTAATGATTTGTGCTTCAGAGAACATTTTGATGTTGCCGTTGCCAGAGCTGTTGCTGAGATGAGAGTCTTAG CTGAATATTGTCTTCCACTTGTTCGCGTTGGTGGCTTGTTTGCGGCTGCGAAGGGTCACAATCCGGAC GATGAAGTTAAAAATGCTGAAACAGCAATCCAGTCAATGGGTGCTTCCCTTTTACAAGTCTGTCCTG TTGAATCCCATGGTCCATACGGGCAGCGAACTGCCATCATCTGTTTGAAGGGTCACCAGACCCCCAGAAAGTATCCCCGTCATGCAGGCACACCAGCGAAAGAACCACTGTAA